The following nucleotide sequence is from Halococcus agarilyticus.
GTCGATGGAGCGGAGCGAGATCGCCAACTATCTGCGGACCGTGGCAGACAGGCTCGACGCCGGCGACGAAATCGGCCTCGACGCTGGCGACCAGCACGTGACGCTCGACCCGCCGGCGCGGCCGACGTTCGAGGTCAAAGCCGAACGCGAGACCAACGGTGGTCCGGACGAGTTGAGCGTCGAGTTCGAGATCGAATGGGACGAAGGCGAGTCGGGAACGGGCGGGGACGGACGACTCTCGATCGAGTGAGCGCGCCGAAGGGCGGCGTTTAAGACCGCGGCTCCGAAACTCCGCAGCATGCAGGACCGAACCCACGCCGCCGCGGCCATACCGGGCGAAACGGTGACGGTTGCTGGCTGGGCACACGAGATCCGCGACCTCGGCGGGATCGCCTTCCTGATCGTCCGTGACCGCACCGGGAAGATCCAGGTCAAGTTCGAGAAAGAGGCGATGGACGACGAGCTCGTCGAGGCCGGCACCGACCTCACCCGCGAGAGCGTCGTCGCCGTCACCGGCGATGTCGAGGAAGAGGATCGCGCACCGACCGGCGTCGAGATCGTTCCCGAGT
It contains:
- a CDS encoding amphi-Trp domain-containing protein, with product MPEEVLFETEGSMERSEIANYLRTVADRLDAGDEIGLDAGDQHVTLDPPARPTFEVKAERETNGGPDELSVEFEIEWDEGESGTGGDGRLSIE